One part of the Oscillospiraceae bacterium genome encodes these proteins:
- the mcrC gene encoding 5-methylcytosine-specific restriction endonuclease system specificity protein McrC, whose product MTDDKGIFIQNIYCMLAYAYQVLRQTNYEKIKGEEFENIYDLFSAILSKGVAQLLKQGLYRTYQSKSESLPVMRGKVNIPGTIRNKLRHRMELFCEYDELSEDNDFNRVIKTALLGLVRLHSVSKENKTALRKILPYFSSVAVIDPALIKWNTLYCHRNNQNYRMLIDICRFVLDGLLLSTDPGAHKMAQFSDEHMERLYERFILEYYRHHYNYLHPRAAQVQWNLDEGRLESLPIMQTDITLEHEPKTLIIDAKYYSHTMQTQFNKQTFHSGNLYQIFTYVKNQDKNKTGNVSGMLLYAKTQESVTLDCNFILSGNKFTVKTLDLNQPFSEIKSQLDMIITDTFGYVSKIIK is encoded by the coding sequence ATGACTGACGACAAAGGAATCTTCATTCAAAATATCTATTGCATGCTGGCCTACGCCTATCAGGTGCTGCGGCAGACGAATTATGAGAAAATTAAGGGAGAAGAATTCGAAAACATCTACGACCTTTTCTCGGCGATTTTGTCAAAAGGCGTTGCTCAGTTGCTGAAGCAGGGGCTTTACCGAACCTATCAGTCAAAGTCGGAAAGTCTGCCCGTAATGCGCGGAAAGGTGAATATCCCGGGAACCATCCGCAACAAACTGCGGCACCGGATGGAACTTTTTTGTGAATACGATGAACTGTCGGAAGACAACGACTTCAACCGGGTCATCAAAACCGCCCTGCTGGGGCTCGTCCGCCTGCATTCGGTCTCAAAAGAAAACAAAACGGCACTCCGCAAAATTTTGCCCTATTTTTCTTCTGTCGCCGTGATTGATCCTGCCCTCATCAAATGGAACACCCTTTACTGTCACCGAAATAACCAAAATTACAGAATGCTCATCGACATTTGTCGTTTTGTTCTGGACGGCCTGCTTCTTTCAACCGATCCCGGCGCGCATAAAATGGCGCAGTTTTCGGACGAGCATATGGAACGCCTGTATGAGCGCTTTATCCTGGAGTATTATCGACATCATTATAATTATCTGCACCCAAGGGCAGCGCAGGTTCAGTGGAACCTGGATGAAGGCCGGTTAGAATCACTACCGATTATGCAGACCGATATCACTCTTGAACATGAGCCAAAAACTCTGATTATCGATGCGAAATATTACAGCCATACGATGCAGACGCAGTTCAATAAACAGACCTTCCATTCCGGAAATTTATACCAGATTTTCACCTATGTGAAAAACCAAGATAAGAATAAAACCGGAAACGTCAGCGGCATGCTGCTGTATGCCAAAACGCAGGAGTCGGTCACTTTGGACTGCAATTTTATTTTAAGCGGCAACAAATTTACCGTAAAAACATTGGATTTAAATCAACCGTTTTCGGAGATCAAATCCCAACTAGATATGATTATAACAGACACTTTCGGTTATGTTTCGAAAATCATAAAATAG